A window of Halopseudomonas sabulinigri genomic DNA:
GATTTGGCGTGACTTAGCGGGTGACGCTGCAATTACCAACTGCAAGCGTAGCCTCTCCCATAGGCGCGCATCTAAAAAGTAGAACTTGCGTCCCATTGTGCGGGTCACAAGATCAACCAGTGACCAAATGCACCAACCCGAACCTGGCAAGAATAGGTGGTTGACGATGATCGACAGCCGCGCCAGGGCACAGGAGCAAGCATGGCGCGAGAGCACAAGCCGGTGAGCGATAAAGCAGAAGGCGCGCAGCAGAATGCACCGGAGAAAGTGAATTCATTGCACATCCTTACCGTGAATACCCACAAAGGTTTCAACTGGCTGAACCGGAAATACATTCTGCCGGAATTGCGGGATGCAGTGCGCACTTTGTCAACCGACATAGTTTTTTTGCAGGAAGTGTTGGGAGTGCATGAAGGCCATGCCGCGCGCCTGCTTGATTGGGCTAGCGCGCCTCAGTATGAGTTTCTCGCCGACAGCATGTGGGCCGACTACGCCTATGGCCGCAATGCGGTCTACCCCGAGGGCCATCATGGCAACGCGTTGTTGTCCAAATTTCCCATCCTTCGCCACGAGAACCTGGACGTATCAGTGAGCGGTCATGAAGAGCGCGGCCTATTGCACTCAGTGTTGGACGTTCCAGGCCAACCTGAAGTCCATGCCATTTGTGTACATCTGGGTCTGCAGGAAAGTCATCGTAGCGCACAGTTGAAATTGCTTTGCGAATTGCTCGACCGGCTGCCTCCCGAGGAGCCGGTGATAGTGGCTGGCGATTTTAATGACTGGCGCCGCCGCGCCGATGCTCAACTCGCTGGGAGCGGTTTGCGCGAGGTCTTCGTGCAAACCCATGGCGAGCCAGCCCGTACGTTTCCAGCGCGCTGGCCGGTGTTGTGCCTCGACCGGGTGTACGTACGCAATGCCTCAGGCATAAACGCGCAGGCACATCGGCGCCGACCTTGGTCACATCTTTCAGATCACATTCCATTGTCTGTAGAGGTATTGCTATGAAGCCGGTTTGGCGCGAAGGAAATGACGTAGAGCTGCTGATTAACGGAGAAGCCTTTTACCCGGCGGTGTTCGAGGCCATTCGTCAGGCCAGGCAGGAGGTGCTGCTGGAGACCTTCATCATCTTTGACGATGATGTAGGCCAGGAGCTCAAGAGCGCCCTTATCGAGGCTGCAAATAACGGTGCCCACGTCGAAGTGATGGTCGACGGTTACGGCACCGCCGAGATCGGCGACGATTACCTTGCGGAGCTGGCCAGCGCTGGCGTTACCGTTCATATGTTCGATCCGCGCCCACGAATCCTTGGCTATCGCACCAATCTTTTCCGACGACTGCATCGCAAGATTGTGGTGATCGATGGCACTGAAGCCTTTGTCGGTGGCATCAATTTCAGCTGCGATCATCTGGCCGCCTTCGGCCCCAAGACCAAGCAGGATTATGCGGTCCGCGTACGCGGTCCAATCGTCGCCGACATACATGAGACCAGCTCTAAGCTATTTGAGCAGGCGCCCGGCAACGAGGCGCGCTTGAAGGTTGCGCCACCTCATCAGCAAAGGCGTAGCGGTACGGCCAGCATTCAGCTGGCCGTGCGTGACAATGACCACCACAAGAGTGATATCGAGAAGGAGTATTTAAAGGCCATCCGTTCCGCCAGCCGACGCATCGTCATAGCCAATGCCTACTTTTATCCCGGTTATCGGTTACTACGAGAGTTGCGCCGCGCCGCTCGGCGAGGGGTAAAGGTGACACTGATTTTGCAGGGCGAACCAGACATGCCCTGGGTGCGAGCAGCAGGTCAGTTACTGTATGGTTATTTGATCAAGGATGGCATTGTTATTCACGAATACTGCCGACGCCCGTTGCACGGCAAGGTCGCCTTGGTGGACAGCGAATGGTCTACCGTAGGCTCCAGCAACCTCGACCCTCTGAGCCTTTCACTCAACCTTGAAGCCAATCTGAACATTCGTGATGCTGCGTTCAATCAGCAGCTATACAAACACCTCGAAGAACTAGCGGCTGCGCAGTGCCAGGAAATTACGCATGAGAAAGCTCAGCGTGGCTACTGGTGGCGCGCCCCGCTATCTTACCTGGGTTATCATTTCACCCGACACTTTCCTTCACTAGTAGGCTTTCTGCCGGCACACACGCCGCGTCTGAAACCGGCTCTGCCGTTGGAAGCCGAGCGCGAGGGCGACCTCACCACGCTCGAGCTTGAACAGGAGAAAGCCCAATGACCGAAGAGGCAGAGCAACAACGCCATGCCAAAGCCTGGAAATTGGCTCGTCGGTTGCTGACACTGGCTTTCTTCATCCTGATTCCAACCCTGCTATACATACAAATGAAAGATATGGACTGGGGTGAACTGCTGCGTGCATTGCGCGGCTTCCCCCCCACTACTATAGGCCTGTGTGTATTGGTGGCGTTGGCAAGCTATCTTGTCTATGCCAGTTATGATTTGCTGGGGCGTCTTTATACCCGGCACGGCATACCGGTAGTGAAAGTTCTGACTATTACCTTCGTTTGTTACGTGTTCACGCTCAACCTGAGCGCGCTAGTTGGCGGCATTGCGTTGCGCTACCGACTGTATTCACGGGAAGGTCTTTCTGCTGCGACTACCACGCGCATTCTGAGCTTGAGCTTAGTCACCAATTGGGGCGGGTACCTGCTCTTGGCGGGCTCAATCTTTGCATTTGGCCTGCTGCATCTGCCCGAGAGCTGGAAGATTGGCGATACCGGCTTGCAGATCGTGGGGGTGGTCATGCTGCTCTTGGGTGTGGCCTACCTTGCAGCCTGCGCGTTTTCCAAGCGACGCAGCTGGACTCTACGCGGGCATGAGATCGAGTTGCCCCCCATACGACTGGCGCTGATGCAGATGGTGTTAGGAGCATTGAATTGGTCGCTCATGGGCCTGCTTATCTACCTGCTGCTGCCCGAAGAAGCCTTTTACCCAACGGTACTAGGCATACTGCTGATCAGCAGCGTGGCGGGTGTTATCACGCATATTCCAGGCGGGCTGGGTGTACTGGAGACCGTCTTTATTACGCTGTTGCAGCATGAATTTGCCAAGAGCGAAATACTGGCTGCGCTGATTGGTTATCGAGCCATCTATTTTCTCATGCCCCTGGCCGTGGCGGCTGTGATCTATCTGGTTTTGGAGCGCCGGGCCGGCAGGTCCGGCGACTCCAAGGCAAGCTCGTCAGGCGTCCCGCCCCGGGCGGAGCACCAGGGTTCCTAAAGGTGGCAGGCTCAGGACGAGAGACTGAGCCTTGCCATGTGCTGCAGTAGGCTCACTCTGCAATTCGCCGCTGCTGCCCGCACCCGAGCCACAAAAGTTTTCGGCGTCACTGTTGAGCAGCACCTCCCACGCTCCCTCTCGAGGCACGCCGATGCGATAATCCTCGCGCGGTAGCGGCGTGCAATTGTGCACCACCAGCAGCGCAGGGCTCTTTTGCCCGCCATGACGCAACCAGGCAAAGACGCTGTTATCGCTGTCGTCACCTATTAACCATTCAAACCCATCAGGATAACTGTCGCGCTCATGCAGCGCCGGCTCTTCGCGGTACAGGCGGTTCAACTCGCAAACCAAGTCGCGTATGGCGCGGTGATCGGCATACTGCAGCAAGTACCAGTCCAGGGCCTGGTCATGATCCCACTCGCGCCATTGACCAAACTCACAGCCCATGAACAGCAGCTTCTTGCCGGGATGGGTCCACATGAAGCTGAGGTACAGGCGTAGATTGGCAAATTGCTGCCAACGATCGCCCGGCATCTTGGCGAGCAGGGCCCGCTTGCCGTGGACTACTTCATCATGCGAGATGGGCAGAATGAAGTGCTCTGAAAACGCGTAGTCGAGACCGAAGGTGACCTGGTTGTGGTGATAGCGGCGATTCACCGGGTCTTCGCTGACATAATTCAGCGAGTCGTGCATCCAGCCCATGTTCCACTTAAAGGTAAAGCCCAACCCCCCCTCTTCCGCCGGCTGGCTGACGCCCGGCCAGGCGGTAGATTCCTCGGCGATCATCAGTGCGCCCGGCACTTTCTCCCGGACCACCGAATTGAGGTGACGTAGAAAGTCGATTGCTTCCAGATTTTCCCGTCCGCCATGACGATTGGGAATCCATTCGCCTTCCTTGCGCGAGTAGTCACGGTAGAGCATCGACGCCACGGCATCCACGCGTAGACCATCAATATGATAGGTCTGCAGCCAGTGCAGCGCCGAGGACAACATGAAGCCATGCACCTCGTGGCGGCCCAGGTTGTAGATGCAGGTATTCCAATCCTGATGGTAGCCCTCGAACGGATGAGCGTATTCGTACAGCGCGGTGCCATCGAATAGCGCCAACCCGTGCTCATCATTAGGGAAGTGCGCTGGCACCCAATCCAGTATCACGCCTATGCCAGCCTGGTGGCAGGCATCAACAAAGGCGGCAAAATCCGCGGGGCTGCCCAAGCGCGCAGTGGGTGCGAACTGCGATAACGGCTGGTAACCCCAGGATCCGCCGAACGGATGCTCCATGATCGGCATCAGTTCAATGTGGCTGAAACCCAGTTCCTTCACATAGGGAATCAGCTCCTGGGCCAACTCGCGCCAATTGAGCACGGCCTTGCTGTCACCATCCGGCCGGCGCCATGAGGTCGCATGCAGCTCGTAAATGGATAGCGGGGTGCCTTCGGCCTGAATATTGGTTCGCCAGGCCAGCCAGGCATCATCTTGCCACTCCAATTCGAGCGGCTCGGATACAACCGATGCATTGGCTGGAGGCAGCTCCGTGCGCAAAGCGTAAGGATCGGCCTTTAACGGCAGTATGCCGTGCTCGCCGAGAATCTCGTATTTATAGATTTCGCCCGCCGCCAGCCCGGGTATGAACAGTTCCCACACACCCGAGGGCGAATGCCGCCGCATGGGGTGCCGGCGTCCATCCCAGCTATTAAAGTTGCCCACCACCGATACGCGGCGGGCGTTCGGCGCCCAGACCACAAAGCGAACGCCAGCCACCTCCTCGTCTGCGTCACTGGCAGCCGCTTCGCGGCCGCGCCACAGCTGCGCGCCAAACACCTTGCCCAGCTCGCGATGGCGCCCCTCACTGAACAGGTGCAGATCCAGCTCGCCCAGTTGGGGACCAAAAGCATAGGGGTCTGCAGTTTCCTGCGTAGCTTCGGGCCAATGTATACGGAGCCGATAAACAGCCAGGTTGTCACAGCGAAGGCTGAATAGACCCGGTACCAGCTCGGTCATCTCACCCATTGCTACGCCGCTCTGCGCGTCTATGACTTCCACCGACCTGGCGCCAGGCAAGAGGCAGCGCACCACCAAGGCTCCCTGTTCCTGGTGCGGACCCAGTACCGCAAAGGGTGAATCACTTTCAGCATTCAGCAATGCCGATATCTGCTCTAACGGTAGCTGGTCGTGTCGGGTTAAAAACTGGTTCACAGATTATCTCCTGGGAGCTCAGGCGCGTTGCCGGTCGCGAGCGATACATCCGCGAGTTCCAACAGTCCGCGTAGCGGCAGCTCCACCCATTCCGGGCGGTAGGTAAGTTCGTAGCGAATCTCGTAGATTGCCTTTTCAAGCAAATAGAGCTGCAGGGTGCTCCGCCCCCCCGCTTCAACCTGCCATTCATGCGCCAACGCGCTGGCTGTCTGGTTGTAGGCCGCGGTAAAGGCTTCGACTGATTGGCTCAAGTACTGGGCGGTGAGGGCCTGGCTGGCGCGGGCTACTGCCTCGGGCTGTTCTTCGGCAGACAGACTGCGTGCGGCCATGGCGGCAGCGTAAGAGAACGACCGCAAAATCCCTGCTACATCCTTGAAGGGGCTGTGCCGAGCACGGCGCTCCTCCAGCGAGCGGCTGGGCTCGCCCTCAAAGTCGACAAACACGGCGTCACCCTGGGCCACCAGCACCTGTCCCAGATGCAGATCGCCATGCACGCGCGTCTGCAAACCGCCTACGCTCTGTTGCGCCAGGTTGATGATCTGCTCATGGATGGCATCTTCGTTAAGCAGCGCCTGCTCTGCCAGCTGCACCGCCATAGTAGGAATTTTATCCGTGTGCTCGCTCAGCTGGGCGCAGGCCTGACGCAGCTCAGCGGCAATGCGTGCACCTTGCTGCTGCGCCAGCTTAGTGCTGATGTGGCTGACGGCGAAGTCGGCATTGTCGCCAGGATCGGCCAGTAACAGATGCATTTGCCCCAGGCGACGCCCCAGCACCTCGGCAAAGTCTGCCAACTCGGCGAGCGCCGTGTACTGATTTTCCAGTTCGGACACTCCGCCAGCTACCTCATCACGGATGGCACGCTCCAGGGTATCTAGCGTCCACTGCCAGGCATCGCCCTGAGCATTGATGAATCCTTGCAGAATCATCAGCGTGGTCGGGGTGCCGTCCGCGGCTTCACGGCGTACCTCGCCCAAGAAAGGTGCAACCTGGGTGAACTCGCGCTCACTGAGATAGGCGCACATTTCCGCCTCTGGATGCACGCCGGGTTGGAGACGACGCAATACTTTCAACATCATGCTGTCGCCCAGTCGAATGGAGGTATTGCTCTGCTCGGCCGCACTGGGCTCGACGCTGCCGCCATCGTCTTCGGTGGGCCACTCCAGCAAACGGGCCGCCGGTAGAAAGTGCAGTATTTCGCCACCTTCTTCGCATATCTCAGCCGCCCGCAGCCGCTGCAGCACACGCTGACTGAAACCTGGCCAGGTGGTGGCGTCGGTCAGCAGACCCACTTCCCGGCCCTTGCGCAGTCGTGCCATGGCCAGCGCCATCTGCAATGTGGCCAGGCGGCTGCCATCGGCCTCGCCCTCGCGTTCGGGCAAAAAGGCCAATGGCAGTTGATAGCAATCAGTTCCTTCGCCTGCGCTAGGCAGCGTGATCTCAAGCAGTGCCAGCAGCTCCTTATCACCCTCGCCGGCCAGCGTCGTGATGTGCCGCACCTCTACCTGCTCAGGTTCGCCTTCGCCAGCGAACCAGCGACGCCGTGCCAGATAAGCTGGCAGCAACTCGCGACCCAGGGTTTCACTGGGTGCAGGCCGCGCCAGTTCTGCCAGATGCTGCTTGATTACTAGGGTGCGCAGCTCCGGCATTGGTTCCGGCGAGGGGGTGTGCCAGCTGGGCATCTTGCTGCTGTCTGCCAGCACAAACCAGAAGAAACCGTAGGGCGGCAGGGTCAGCATATAGTTCGACGTTCCTATAGGCGCAAAAGAGCTCCCTCCGAGCATTTCAACCGGCACTCGCCCCCCAAATTCGGCTAGGTCCAGCTCGACGGCCTGCGCTGCACGCGACAGGTTTGCCACACAGAGAATGGCTTCTTCCTGACTATCAGCCTCGGTACATTCGCGCAAATAGGCTAGAACCCGTCGGTTGCTCGGCGCTAGCATGCGCAAGGTGCCGCGACCAAATGCCTTTTGCTGGGTGCGCACGGTCAACATACGACGCGTCCAATTGAGCAATGAATGCGGGTCACGCGTCTGGGCTTCCACGTTGATGGTCTGGAAGCCATACAAAGGGTCCATTATCGGCGGCAACACCAGCTGCGCCGGATCAGCCGCAGAAAAGCCGCCATTGCGATCCACTGACCATTGCATGGGGGTGCGAACACCATCGCGATCGCCCAGGAAGATGTTATCCCCCATACCCAGTTCATCGCCGTAGTACAGCGTTGGGGTGCCGGGCATGGATAACAGCAGGCTGTTGAGCAATTCGATACGCCGGCGGTCGCGCTCCATCAAAGGTGCCAGCCTGCGGCGTATGCCAAGATTGATACGGGCGCGGCGGTCTGCGGCGTAATAATTCCACAGGTAATCACGCTCACGGTCACTGACCATTTCAAGCGTCAGTTCGTCGTGATTGCGCAGAAATATCGCCCATTGACAGCCGGCGGGGATGTCGGGGGTCTGGCGCAGAATATCGGTAATCGGAAAGCGATCTTCCTGAGCAATGGCCATGTACATACGCGGCATAAGCGGAAAGTGAAATGCCATATGGCACTCGTCGCCTTCACCGAAATAAAGCTGAGTATCTTCTGGCCATTGGTTGGCCTCGGCCAGCAGCATTCGGTCAGGGTAATGCCGGTCAAGCTCGGCACGAATAGCCTTGAGGACATCATGCGTTTCCGGCAGATTTTCGTTATTGGTACCCTCGCGTTCCACCAGATACGGAATTGCGTCCAGACGCAGCCCGTCCACGCCCATGTCCAGCCAATATCGCATCACGCCGAGTACAGCCTTTAGCACCTGTGGATTGTCAAAATTGAGGTCGGGCTGGTGAGAGTAGAAACGGTGCCAGAAGTACTGCTTGGCTACCGGATCCCACGTCCAGTTGGATTTTTCGGTATCTAGAAAAATGATGCGTGTGCCCTGGTATTTGTCATCCGTATCGGACCACACATAGAAATTACGCGCCTTGGAACCCTTGGGCGCGTTACGCGCCCGCACGAACCAAGGATGCTGGTCCGAGGTGTGGTTGATTACCAGCTCAGTAATTACCCGCAACCCGCGCTGGTGGGCGGCGTTGATGAAACGCCGCACATCGGCCAAGGTACCGTAGTCAGGATGCACGCCACGATACGCGGCAATATCGTAGCCGTCATCGCGCCGAGGTGACGGGTAAAATGGCAACAGCCAGATGGTATTGACGCCTAGGTCAGCGATGTAGTCCAGCTTCTTGATCAAACCGGGAAAATCGCCCACACCGTCATTGTTGGAGTCGAAGAACGATTTAACGTGAACCTGATAAATCACCGCGTCCTTGTACCAGGCCGGGTCTCGCAGAAAGCTCTGCTGGCTATCACTCATGCCGCTCTCCCTCAACTCTACTTACACGCCAGATGCCGAATGGCTGGTGCCAAGGCTCTATGCGCATCCATTGGGTTTTGCCGTGCCATTGCCAGGTGTGGCCGGTCATGAGGTCTTCACCCTGAATACTGGCATCGTCCGCAAGACCGAATTCCCAGAGCGGCACTTCAAAGTGCGCCTCCTGAGCGTTGTGCGGATCGAGACTGATCGCCACCAACACGAAGTTAGACATATCCGCCGTGCGTTTGGCGAAGTACACGATATTGTCGTTCCAGCACAGAAAAGTTTGCAGACCAAGGTGCGTCTGCAGCGCCGGATTCTCCCGGCGAATGCGATTAAGCTGGGCAATCTCTGCATTGATGTTGCCACTTTGCTGGTAATCACGCGGCCTCAGTTGGTATTTCTCCGAATCCAGATATTCTTCCTTCCCCGGTACCGGCGCGGCCTCACATAATTCAAAGCCAGAGTACATGCCCCATAGACCCGACCCCATGGTCGCTAGCGCGGCGCGAATGAGAAAGCCGGCGCGCCCGGAATCGTGTAGAAAGCGTGGATTGATGTCCGGGGTGTTGACGAAAAAATTGGGCCGATAACAATCCCGCCAAGGCGGCTGAGTCAGCTCCATGAAATAGGACTCGATCTCTTCCTTGGTATTGCGCCAGGTAAAATAGGTATAGCTCTGACTGAAACCGACCTTGCCCAAGCGCGCCATCATTGCAGGCCGGGTAAAGGCTTCTGATAGAAAGATGACTTCCGGATGCTGATGCCGCACATCACCGATCAGCCACTCCCAGAAAGGCAGTGGCTTGGTGTGGGGATTATCTACACGAAACAGGGTGACGCCTTGCTCTACCCAGAACAACACAACATCGCGTAGCGCCAACCACAAATCAGGGATGGCGTCGTCGTTATAAAAAGCCACATTAACGATGTCTTCGTACTTTTTCGGCGGGTTCTCAGCGTGGCGAATACTGCCGTCAGGACGCCACTCGAACCAGCCGGGGTGCTCAGAAAGCCATGGATGATCGGGCGAGCATTGAATCGCGAAATCCAGTGCTACCTCCAAACCCTGCACCTTGGCTGCGCTGACCAGGTGACGAAAATCATCCAAGCTGCCCAGTTGTGGATGCACGGCATGGTGCCCCCCCTCCGGTCCGCCAATGGCGTAAGGACTGCCTGGGTCGTCTGCATTGGCTTGCAAGCTGTTGTTCCGGCCCTTTCGTTGGCTCCTCCCGATGGGGTGGATGGGCGGAAAGTAGAGCACATCAAACCCCAGCGAACGAATACGCGGCAATTGTTCAATCACGTCCTGAAAGGTGCCGTGCCGCTGCGCAGAGCCACTGGCAGAACGTGGAAACAGTTCATACCAGCTAGCAAATTCAGCCAGTGAGCGTTCCACGTCCAAAGGGTACATTGGAGTTCTCATCAAGTGCCGGTGCTGCCCTAGTTCCCGCATGCGCTGCTGGATCTCGCGCGACAGCAGAAGTGCGAGCTTTTCCTCGTCCAGATTGGACTGCCGCAATTGCTGCAGTGCATCCTGCAAAGTTTCATCGGCTGCGCCCATGGCCTGCTCTAGGGTACGTTGCAGCAGGAGTTCGCCCTCACGCAGCTCCAGCACCAGGGATTTTCCAGCGGTCAGCTTCTTCTGTACCTCATCACAATAGGTGGCATAATCATCGCGCCACGCCTCTATCGCGAACTCCATGCGTCCGGGGTGCTCAGGAACCAGCTCCGCCCGCCAGCGATCATTCTCCAAAGGCTGCATAGGCGCACTCTGCCAGAGGCCGCCGCTGCTTCCCCGCCACAGCAGATTGGCGTCCAGCTTTTCATGGCCGTCGGTGAAAATAGTGGCGCAAACCACACACGGCTGCCCCACCACCGCCTTGGCCGCAAAACGGCCACCTTCCACTACAGGCTCGACCGCTTCTATGGCCACACGCGTCAGCGAGACCGCCTCTTCTATCGCTGGGGGATAGTTTAATTGCTCAGCAGACATGTGCTGGTCCTGTGTGAAGTGCGGGCATGGTCGCCAGCGGCTCAGCCATTGACCACGGTGCCGCCATTAACGTGAAGAATCTGCCCGGAAACGTAGCTGGAATCGTTGCAGGCCAGGTAGACGTAGCTCGGTGCCAGCTCAGCCGGCTGCCCTGGCCGGCCCATGGGAGTGTTGCCGCCGAATTCCGACACCGTCTCGGCGGAGAAGGTGGATGGAATCAGGGGTGTCCAGATCGGCCCTGGCGCTACGCCGTTAACGCGTATACCGCGCTCGGCCAGATTGATCGCCAGCGAACGCGTGAATGAGGTGATGGCGCCCTTGGTAGCCGAATAATCGAGCAGCACGGGATTACCCTTATAAGCGGTTACAGAGGTGGTGTTGATGATGGAAGCGCCTTCTTTCAGATGCGGTAACGCGGCCTTGGTCATCTGGAACATGCCGAAGATATTGGTACGAAAAGTTTTCTCCCATTGCTCCTGGGGAATGTCTTCCAGGCGTTTCTGAGGGTGTTGCTCACCAGCGTTATTCACAAGAATATCCAGGGCGTCCCACTCTTCGAGCACTGTCGTTATTACCTCATGACAAAAGCTTTCTTCTGCGACGTCACCCGCCATGCTCATGGCGACGCCGCCATGTTTGCGGATTTCATTTAAGGTGAACTCTGCATCCTCATGATTCTGCAGGTAGATCACCGCCACCTTGGCGCCTTCCAGGGCGTAGTAGAGGGCTACGGAGCGGCCTATGCCGCTGTCCGCCCCAGTCACCAAGGCCACCTTCCCGGCCAGCTTGCTAGCTGGGCGATAATCTTCACGATAGAACTCCGGGGGCGGATCCATTTTCTTTTCGGAGGAGGGTTCCTGATCCTGATGTTGGGCTGGTGGCGTCTGGTCATGCATGACGGTCTCCTGCAATCGTGAACAGTGGATAAAAAAGCGAGCCGTTGAATGGCACGTAAAGGATTGACCGGGGAGTCGGATGGCGAGTTCAAGCAGTTTTTGTGCTGTGGCTGCCCTGCTGCTTATTGTTTACTCAAATAAGAATAAGAAAAGATTTTGTAATTCTTATTTGCTTTATAAGCCAGTGACTACAAAACACTCGCTTGCAGGTAAAACGCCGCATTTAAGAATAAATGATTATATAAATTATATTTTTAAGACTATTTTGCCCAAAAAAAGGAAGTTTACTTAGGGCGTAGCACAGTTTTTAACTTTTGCTTGGCGTTTTCACGCTTTCTACCAGAGGAATTTTGTTTCTAACCGTGATGTCACTCTAGGGTGATTAATCCCCGGCATGGAGACCATAGGATGCAACGCGACCTCACCCCATTTTACGAAGCATTTCCCGACTACCACATCAGTTGTGAACCGCGTCCTGACGGGAACCAGTTACTGGTCATATGCGACAAGAACTCAAACCCTGTCTATCGACGAGTACTGCTGGCCAATATGTCAGACGCGCAATTAATCAGCCGGATCAAGTTGGACCTATTCGTCGAAGGCCATGACAGCCAGCGTGACTTGGAAACACTTTTGACAGAGGTCAAACAACAGTCGTACACGGGTGGGGAACTGCATCGGACCAAATGGGATCGACTATGGGAGGAACGCAAGCTGACGATCACCGGCCGCCCACCTCGAAAGGGATGAGCCCATGGCGCCTATCGCTGTCAGTAGCTTAGGTACCAACAGAGGCTGCGCCCGGGTAACGATCTGATTAGATTGCAGTTGGATTACTCGAGCCGCATGGCGATAACGACGCAGAACTGATTTTCAGAGCACACGGGTAGATTATGGAAATTTGGCAAGCAATCTGGGTTCAGGCTGAAATGCGTTTAGTAATTCGGGCTGTGGTGGTTTTGCTGGTATCCGGTGTGGCCGCACGCCTGGTGGCCGGGTTGCTGGTAAAGGCGACCAGCCGGGTTAGCTTTGTGCGCCAACTGACCGAGCAACTGCAAAAGCCCATAAGCTGGATAGTGCCTTTGGTGGCACTTCAAATGGTGCTTCGCGCCGCTGCCGATGACCTACCGCTGCTAGGCCCCGCGCGGCACCTGACCGCGTTGCTGATTATCGCCCTGATGACATGGGCAGCCACTCGCGTCGTCCGCGCGGTCGAAAAATTTCTCTTGTTACGGCACCCGGTAGATGTAGCCGACAACCTGCGTGCGCGTCGAATCCAGACCCAGACGCGGGTGCTGGTCCGCACAATGAACTTGTTTCTGGTGTTTTTCGGCGTCGCGGCTATGCTCACCACCTTCCCGGGGGCTAAACAGATCGGTACTGGGCTGATGGCTTCGGCCGGCGTCGCCGGTTTAGCTATCGGCTTTGCCGCCAAACCGGTGCTGGGCAACCTGATTGCCGGCATCCAAATTGCAATGACTCAGCCCATTCGGCTGGATGATGTGGTCGTCGTGGAAGGTGAATGGGGGCGTATTGAAGAGATCACCGGCACTTATGTGGTGGTGCGCATCTGGGATGAGCGACGCCTGATAGTGCCATTGCAGTATTTCATTGAGCAGCCTTTTCAGAACTGGACCCGACAAACCAGCTCGATACTGGGCTCGGTGTTTCTGTGGACGGATTATTCGCTGCCGCTGGAGCCATTGAAACAGGAATTGGCTCGATTGTGCGAAGCCGTACC
This region includes:
- the clsB gene encoding cardiolipin synthase ClsB, yielding MKPVWREGNDVELLINGEAFYPAVFEAIRQARQEVLLETFIIFDDDVGQELKSALIEAANNGAHVEVMVDGYGTAEIGDDYLAELASAGVTVHMFDPRPRILGYRTNLFRRLHRKIVVIDGTEAFVGGINFSCDHLAAFGPKTKQDYAVRVRGPIVADIHETSSKLFEQAPGNEARLKVAPPHQQRRSGTASIQLAVRDNDHHKSDIEKEYLKAIRSASRRIVIANAYFYPGYRLLRELRRAARRGVKVTLILQGEPDMPWVRAAGQLLYGYLIKDGIVIHEYCRRPLHGKVALVDSEWSTVGSSNLDPLSLSLNLEANLNIRDAAFNQQLYKHLEELAAAQCQEITHEKAQRGYWWRAPLSYLGYHFTRHFPSLVGFLPAHTPRLKPALPLEAEREGDLTTLELEQEKAQ
- the glgB gene encoding 1,4-alpha-glucan branching protein GlgB, whose amino-acid sequence is MNQFLTRHDQLPLEQISALLNAESDSPFAVLGPHQEQGALVVRCLLPGARSVEVIDAQSGVAMGEMTELVPGLFSLRCDNLAVYRLRIHWPEATQETADPYAFGPQLGELDLHLFSEGRHRELGKVFGAQLWRGREAAASDADEEVAGVRFVVWAPNARRVSVVGNFNSWDGRRHPMRRHSPSGVWELFIPGLAAGEIYKYEILGEHGILPLKADPYALRTELPPANASVVSEPLELEWQDDAWLAWRTNIQAEGTPLSIYELHATSWRRPDGDSKAVLNWRELAQELIPYVKELGFSHIELMPIMEHPFGGSWGYQPLSQFAPTARLGSPADFAAFVDACHQAGIGVILDWVPAHFPNDEHGLALFDGTALYEYAHPFEGYHQDWNTCIYNLGRHEVHGFMLSSALHWLQTYHIDGLRVDAVASMLYRDYSRKEGEWIPNRHGGRENLEAIDFLRHLNSVVREKVPGALMIAEESTAWPGVSQPAEEGGLGFTFKWNMGWMHDSLNYVSEDPVNRRYHHNQVTFGLDYAFSEHFILPISHDEVVHGKRALLAKMPGDRWQQFANLRLYLSFMWTHPGKKLLFMGCEFGQWREWDHDQALDWYLLQYADHRAIRDLVCELNRLYREEPALHERDSYPDGFEWLIGDDSDNSVFAWLRHGGQKSPALLVVHNCTPLPREDYRIGVPREGAWEVLLNSDAENFCGSGAGSSGELQSEPTAAHGKAQSLVLSLPPLGTLVLRPGRDA
- a CDS encoding lysylphosphatidylglycerol synthase domain-containing protein; translation: MTEEAEQQRHAKAWKLARRLLTLAFFILIPTLLYIQMKDMDWGELLRALRGFPPTTIGLCVLVALASYLVYASYDLLGRLYTRHGIPVVKVLTITFVCYVFTLNLSALVGGIALRYRLYSREGLSAATTTRILSLSLVTNWGGYLLLAGSIFAFGLLHLPESWKIGDTGLQIVGVVMLLLGVAYLAACAFSKRRSWTLRGHEIELPPIRLALMQMVLGALNWSLMGLLIYLLLPEEAFYPTVLGILLISSVAGVITHIPGGLGVLETVFITLLQHEFAKSEILAALIGYRAIYFLMPLAVAAVIYLVLERRAGRSGDSKASSSGVPPRAEHQGS
- a CDS encoding endonuclease/exonuclease/phosphatase family protein, whose product is MAREHKPVSDKAEGAQQNAPEKVNSLHILTVNTHKGFNWLNRKYILPELRDAVRTLSTDIVFLQEVLGVHEGHAARLLDWASAPQYEFLADSMWADYAYGRNAVYPEGHHGNALLSKFPILRHENLDVSVSGHEERGLLHSVLDVPGQPEVHAICVHLGLQESHRSAQLKLLCELLDRLPPEEPVIVAGDFNDWRRRADAQLAGSGLREVFVQTHGEPARTFPARWPVLCLDRVYVRNASGINAQAHRRRPWSHLSDHIPLSVEVLL